Proteins encoded within one genomic window of Pseudorasbora parva isolate DD20220531a chromosome 3, ASM2467924v1, whole genome shotgun sequence:
- the h1m gene encoding linker histone H1M produces the protein MPPKKASAEPTATIPKDSENETTDKKTDSSESSSSKTTVRKVSPHPSAMDMVKEALKELDSRKGVSAQAIRGYVKEKYKTVDENRLKLMVRRALNKGIETGVFVRPANSGTTTTGAQGRFRIAAKTKAKEPKVQSKENADPNVQKASKPKKAKTTKAKGEGASKEKKSTKKKEATDDAKPKTPERDATASKVAPAKKPKVKNAAGEGGTEPKPSKAKKATKASKEGVEEPAVKKGGKRTAAKVEEGDSGEKGAAKAPGKRGKK, from the exons ATGCCTCCCAAAAAAGCTTCTGCAGAGCCAACTGCCACAATCCCAAAGGATTCTGAGAATGAAACTACTGACAAAAAAACAG ACTCTTCTGAAAGCTCAAGCAGTAAGACGACTGTACGGAAGGTTTCTCCACACCCATCCGCCATGGACATGGTGAAAGAAGCTCTAAAAGAGCTGGACTCCAGAAAGGGTGTTTCAGCTCAGGCAATCCGTGGCTACGTCAAGGAGAAGTACAAGACCGTGGATGAGAATCGGCTGAAGCTAATGGTGCGGCGAGCCCTGAACAAAGGCATCGAGActggtgtgtttgtgagacCTGCAAATTCTGGGACGACGACGACCGGTGCTCAAGGGCGCTTTCGG ATTGCTGCCAAGACCAAAGCGAAGGAGCCCAAGGTGCAGTCAAAGGAAAATGCTGATCCCAATGTACAGAAAGCATCCAAACCTAAGAAGGCCAAGACGACTAAAGCCAAGGGTGAAG GAGCAAGCAAAGAAAAGAAATCCACAAAGAAAAAGGAGGCCACAGAT GATGCTAAGCCGAAGACTCCTGAGCGCGACGCCACCGCCTCAAAGGTGGCCCCTGCTAAGAAGCCAAAGGTGAAGAATGCTGCAGGGGAGGGTGGAACTGAGCCCAAACCGAGCAAAGCTAAAAAAGCCACTAAAGCCTCAAAAGAGGGAGTTGAGGAGCCAGCGGTTAAGAAAGGAGGAAAGAGAACTGCAGCAAAGGTAGAAGAGGGTGACTCGGGAGAGAAAGGAGCTGCAAAAGCCCCGGGGAAACGTGGAAAGAAGTGA